One Papaver somniferum cultivar HN1 chromosome 10, ASM357369v1, whole genome shotgun sequence genomic window carries:
- the LOC113316413 gene encoding uncharacterized protein LOC113316413, whose product MENLKGGSNFMSEEYDYEEDNTDAGLGSDDDINLSEIGEELCQVGNLCCSIPIELYELEDLTQILSLETWNNCLTEEERFGLAEYLPAVDQDAFTCIMEELFNGNNFNFGSPLMKFFNMLKGGLCEPSVALYNQNLNILMKNKHYHTLKNYQNSMVSRLTHAKNAWKKNCNGCGVDERFRVLNSTNPPRSLMFESMEHSGSENDSLRRDEFDDDLWANSMKSCGGNPALYRKNCGKGVLKYTGSKVPLVKEYGLPLHSVARSPSSQHHAKKATIIRFSRLPPVEDRIISAKNRSHQPRKGDGWGIRNKKWKMGEEFQSGGINNTGSKVKPHSSYSPQGNDRVVSSYFRDSTSQKKMKRGFVNKGGDYMQKRRGMVTLTDSSETESESSDQDGIEEDINNSTRTSSFSRDAFAGCHSSLVKSMPDPMEANLYKKRNFNETKHPSKIFNVGKHKGKKRDSRYLDSIPTNMVENGHMLLDYGEKWQPPAKRKARERFDCDHYVLQSNTMHNYSDEENELHVTPKLADDHFVVDRFGKKDHEMPKMPLFGCNSLTKNMKRRERRVKVDFDSLTKSGTSESFVVESERVDAELETSPMKSYTLITPSIQTDFSFSVIHLLSSVRVAMLTPLEEDFSEIGRHMEKSCENMGACTPTRPGKRLPFLTAQEIINRVRLNPGDPCILETQEPLQDLVRGVLKIFSSRTAPLGAEAWKALVSFENSRKVWSWIGPRRSDCNTVIEETSSMAWGLPHKMLVKLVDSFADWLKKEQEALQKIGSLPPPPLMYMKPNADEKERCKDLGAVRNVITISPSSEEAKAHFRKEEYVRYLVPYRAFSYTAADGTKSAVAPVSRFGGKMTSKVREHFMLKPDRPPCFTVLRVVRDAASRLPGGIGTRADVCALIRDSQYIVEHVSDFELNQVTSGALDRLHYELDPCVRYRSDRKLWVYLHKDRDAEEFVDDGTSSTKTCKKPRKPLSEERERRTNEGDDGSMSMSNWVEYR is encoded by the coding sequence ATGGAGAATCTGAAAGGAGGGAGTAATTTCATGTCTGAAGAATATGATTACGAGGAGGATAATACTGACGCTGGTTTGGGTTCAGATGATGATATTAATTTGTCAGAAATTGGGGAAGAATTGTGTCAAGTAGGAAACCTGTGTTGTAGTATTCCTATTGAGTTATATGAGCTTGAAGATTTAACTCAAATTCTTTCGCTTGAAACATGGAACAATTGTTTAACGGAGGAGGAGCGTTTTGGTCTTGCTGAATACCTTCCTGCTGTAGACCAGGACGCATTTACGTGTATTATGGAGGAGCTGTTTAATGGTAACAATTTCAATTTTGGAAGCcctttgatgaagtttttcaaTATGTTGAAGGGAGGATTATGTGAACCGAGTGTTGCACTTTATAACCAGAATTTGAATATCTTGATGAAAAACAAACATTACCACACACTTAAGAATTATCAGAACTCTATGGTGTCTAGGCTTACGCACGCGAAGAATGCATGGAAGAAGAACTGCAACGGGTGTGGCGTTGATGAGAGGTTTCGTGTATTGAATTCGACTAACCCTCCAAGGAGTTTGATGTTTGAAAGTATGGAACATTCAGGGTCGGAGAATGATTCTTTACGGAGAGATGAATTTGATGATGACTTGTGGGCTAATAGCATGAAAAGTTGTGGGGGTAATCCTGCTTTGTATAGGAAAAATTGTGGGAAAGGGGTCTTAAAATATACTGGATCCAAGGTCCCTTTAGTGAAAGAATATGGTTTACCTTTACATTCTGTTGCTAGGAGCCCGTCATCCCAACATCATGCCAAAAAGGCCACCATTATCCGATTCTCTCGTCTGCCTCCAGTTGAAGATCGTATTATAAGTGCAAAAAATAGATCTCATCAGCCGAGAAAAGGTGATGGCTGGGGTATTAGAAACAAGAAATGGAAGATGGGGGAGGAGTTCCAGAGTGGTGGCATAAACAATACTGGTTCAAAAGTTAAGCCACACAGCAGTTATTCTCCTCAAGGGAATGACAGGGTGGTTTCTTCCTATTTTAGGGACAGTACGTcacaaaagaagatgaaaaggGGATTCGTTAATAAAGGAGGAGACTACATGCAAAAACGGAGAGGCATGGTTACGCTCACTGATAGCTCCGAAACAGAATCAGAGTCATCGGATCAGGATGGTATAGAGGAGGATATTAATAATTCGACAAGGACCTCAAGTTTTTCACGTGATGCATTCGCAGGTTGTCATTCTTCTCTGGTGAAGTCAATGCCAGATCCTATGGAGGCTAACTTGTATAAAAAGCGTAATTTTAACGAGACTAAGCATCCATCTAAAATTTTCAATGTTGGAAAGCACAAGGGTAAGAAGAGGGATTCTCGTTACTTGGACAGCATTCCTACCAATATGGTAGAGAATGGTCATATGCTGCTTGACTATGGTGAAAAGTGGCAGCCTCCAGCAAAGAGAAAAGCGAGAGAAAGATTTGATTGTGACCATTATGTCCTTCAGTCTAATACCATGCACAATTATAGCGATGAAGAAAATGAGTTGCACGTAACACCTAAATTAGCAGATGATCATTTCGTGGTTGATAGATTTGGGAAGAAAGATCATGAAATGCCGAAGATGCCGTTGTTTGGGTGCAACTCATTGACAAAGAATATGAAACGGAGGGAAAGGAGAGTGAAGGTTGATTTTGATTCTTTGACCAAATCAGGGACATCTGAATCATTTGTTGTAGAGAGTGAAAGGGTCGACGCTGAGCTAGAAACATCACCAATGAAGTCTTACACTTTGATAACACCCTCAATTCAAACTGATTTCTCATTCTCAGTTATACATCTACTTTCGTCTGTTCGTGTGGCAATGCTTACTCCACTAGAAGAAGATTTCTCAGAGATTGGCAGACATATGGAGAAGAGCTGTGAGAACATGGGTGCATGTACTCCTACACGACCTGGTAAAAGATTGCCTTTTCTCACTGCTCAAGAAATCATCAACCGTGTGAGACTTAACCCTGGAGACCCTTGTATTCTTGAAACACAAGAACCACTTCAAGATTTAGTTAGGGGAGTGCTGAAAATATTTTCATCTAGAACAGCACCATTAGGAGCGGAAGCTTGGAAGGCGCTAGTGTCATTTGAAAACTCTAGGAAAGTTTGGTCGTGGATTGGTCCCAGGCGGTCGGATTGTAACACTGTTATAGAGGAGACATCGTCTATGGCTTGGGGTCTCCCACACAAGATGCTTGTGAAATTAGTCGATTCCTTTGCTGATTGGCTGAAAAAAGAGCAAGAGGCCCTTCAGAAAATAGGCAGCCTTCCACCACCACCTTTGATGTATATGAAACCCAATGCAGACGAGAAGGAGAGGTGTAAGGACCTAGGAGCTGTTAGGAATGTTATCACCATTAGCCCAAGTTCTGAAGAAGCGAAGGCACATTTCCGTAAGGAGGAATATGTTAGGTATTTAGTGCCCTACAGAGCCTTTTCATACACAGCCGCCGATGGTACTAAATCTGCAGTTGCTCCTGTGAGTAGGTTTGGTGGTAAAATGACATCAAAAGTTCGGGAACATTTTATGCTTAAACCTGATCGGCCACCATGTTTTACAGTCCTTCGTGTTGTGAGAGATGCAGCTTCTAGATTGCCTGGTGGTATTGGCACCAGGGCAGATGTTTGTGCTTTAATTAGAGATTCACAGTATATTGTGGAACATGTTTCTGATTTTGAACTAAATCAAGTTACTAGTGGAGCCCTTGACCGTCTGCATTACGAACTCGATCCTTGTGTTCGGTATCGTAGTGATAGAAAGTTGTGGGTTTATTTACACAAAGATCGAGATGCAGAAGAATTTGTGGATGACGGTACCTCGTCTACAAAGACTTGTAAGAAACCAAGAAAACCCCTTTCAGAGGAAAGGGAACGAAGAACAAATGAAGGAGATGATGGGTCTATGTCTATGTCGAATTGGGTGGAATATAGATAG